Part of the Stigmatella erecta genome is shown below.
GGGCCGCGGAGCAAATCACCGAGGGCGTGGAGGCCCTGAGCGTGCCCCCCGGCGAGCCCACCCTGCTCACCACCGCGCTGCGCGGCCTGGTGGAGAACGCGGGCCTCCGGGAGCACCTGGGCCGGTCGGCCCGGCAGGCGGCGGTGGCCCGCTTCTCCCGGGAGCGCTACGCGCGGCAAATCCTGTCGCTCTACCGTTCTCTTCCCGCAGCCCAGGGCACCCCGTGAAGACGCCGCGTCAGCTCGTCACCATCTCCCACTCCTATGTCGTCACGCTCAACCGGCGCCTGGCCAACGAGATGGCGCGCGTGGGCGCGGGCCGGTGGGACGTGAAGGCCGTGGCCCCCCGCTCCTTTCAAGGAGACCTGAGCCCCCTGAAGCTCCAGCGGGAGCCGGGCGAGCCAAGCCAGGTGGAGGCGGTGCGGGCGCTCTTCAGCCGCTCGGCGCATGCCTTCCTCTACGGGCCCGAGCTGCGCTCGCTGCTCACGAACCGGGTGAGCCTGGTGCACTCCTGGGAGGAGCCCTATGTGCTGGCGGGGGCGGAGGTGGCGCTGCTCACGCCCCGGCGCGTGCCCCTCGTCTTCTCCACCGCGCAGAACCTGCCCAAGCGCTACCCGCCTCCGTTCGCGCAGCTGGAGCCGTGGGTGGTGTCCCGCTCGGCGGGCTGGGTGGCCTTCGGCGAGACGGTGAAGCAGAACCTGCTCACCCGTCCGGGCTACGCGGGCCGTCCCGCCCGCGCCATCCCCATGGGCGTGGACGTGGAGCTGTTCCGGCCCGACCGGGCGATGGGCGCCGCCTTCCTGCGGGAGCTGGGCTGGGAACAGGAGGGCCCTCCGGTCGTGGGCTACCTGGGGCGCTTCGTGACGGAGAAGGGCGTCGAGCTGATCCGGGACGCGCTGGAGCGCCTGAAGACGCCATGGCGGGCGCTCTTCGTCGGCGGCGGACCGCTGGAGGGGAGCCTGCGGGCCTGGGGCGAGCGCCAAGGGGGCCGGGTGCGCATCGTCACCGGCGTGCCACATGCCCGGGTGCCGCAGGCGCTCAACGCGATGGACGTGCTGTGCGCGCCCAGCCAGACGATTCCCCGGTGGAAGGAGCAGTTCGGCCGGATGCTGGCGGAGGGCTTCGCGTGCGGCGTGCCCGTGCTGGGCAGTGACTCCGGCGAGATTCCCCACACCATGGGGGACGCGGGGCGGGTGCTGCCCGAGGCGGACGGGGCGGCCTGGACGGCGGCCCTGGCCGAGCTGCTGGAGAGCCCGGAGAAGCGCCGGGAGCTCTCCGCCCGGGGACGGGAGCGGGCCACCACCCGCTTCGCCTGGAGCGCGGTGGCCCGGGAGCACCTCGACTTCTTCGAGTCCGTCCTCGGCTGAGCGCTACGGCGCCCGGCCGCGCTCCAGCAGGTCCACGAGCTCCACCGCCATGCGCTCCCAGGTCCAGGCGCGCAGCGTCCCGGACAGCGCCGCGACGTGCGGCGCCAGCAGGGCCTCCCGCGCCCGCCACGACTCCAGACGCCGGACCAGCTCCGCCACATCGTCTGGGTCGTCCAGGAGCAACTCCTGGAGGGCATCCGGGTACCGCTCCGCCACCCCGGCCCGCCGGCTCACCAGCACGGCGAGCCCCGCGCACAGGGCCTCCTGAACGCCCAGCCCGTACGGCTCATAGCGCGTGGGGGCGACGAGCAGATCCGCGGCGGACAGGAGCGTGGGCACGTCCTTGCGAAAGCCGAGGAACTGGATGCGCCCGCCCAGGCCGCGGGCCTGGACCTCCCGCTCCCAGTGTGCCCGCTGCGGCCCCTCGCCCACCACCTTGAGGTCCACGTCCCACAGCTCGTGCGCGCACAGCCGCTCCCAGGCGGCCAGGAGCGAATCGAAGCCCTTGCGCCGGTCTCCGAGCGCGCCCACGAACAGGGCGATCCGGCGCGGCCCGGCCCAGCCCAGCGCCGCCCGCGCGGCCTGCCGGGCCTCCGGGGAGGCCGGCTGAAAGCGCTCCGGATCGCTTCCCAGGTAGACGACGTGAACGCGCCCGGCGGGGATGCCCGTGGCCTGGAGAATGTCGTCCCGCGTGCGCTGGGAGTTGGCGATGACGAGGCGGGCCCGGCGCACGGCGCGGCGCTCGGTGTAACGATAGTAGTGCTGACTCACCCGGGCCTTGAGCTGGCGCAGGGGGGTGCCGGTGGCCTCGGCGGCATAGGCCCCGTGGACATAGTGGATCCAGTTGACGGCGGGCACCGTGCAGTTGCCGCCGTTGGCCACCACCTCGCCGCCTTCCGCCAGGGTGCGCAGGGCCCAGAGGCGCCCGGCGGCATCCAGCAGCGGCTCGCCGAGCAGGTACGCCCCGGCGGGCTTGGGCACCGGAATGAAGCGCACATTGGGCAGGGCGCGCAGCTCGTCCGAGACGCGGTGGGCCACGAGCCGGACGGGGTGGCCGCGCCGCGCGAGGTGGCTGGCCAGGGCCAGGTTGGCCCGGTCCATGCCCCCAGTGGCGACGAAGTCACCGGCGATGAGCGTGTAGGGTCTCATGGGGAAGGGAAGCGCGGGCCTGCTGGCGCGCGTGGTGGTGGGCGCCGAAGAGGGCCGCGTTGAGCAGCCAGAACACCATGCCCGTCTGGCTCATGAAGAAGGGGTAGCTGAAGGTGATGGCGATGGCGCCCAGGTTGAAGCCGAAGAGGATGCTGCCCCAGAGCCAGAACTCGTTCTCATCGTCCTTGCTGGAGGCGAGCCGCAAGGACCAGAACAGCGTGGCGAGCAGCGCCAGCGGGTAGAGCACCAGCACGAAGATGCCGCCATCCAGAATCCAGCCGGCCCACTGAATCTCCACCCACAGGGGCGGCCGCTCCGGATCGCTGTTGTCGCCGAAGTAGGCGTTGGCCATGCCATAGCGGCCGAGCCCCGCGCCCAGGGGGTACTCCGGCAGGTAGTGCGTGAAGGCGCTGTCGAGGAAGCGCCCGCGGTTGCTGTAATAGACGTCGCCCGCCTCCTCCTCGAAGAGCGTGTTCCAGCGGCTGGTGACGGCATCGCCGCCCATGGTGGCCGCCCACCCGAAGCCCGCGATGGCGAAGCCCCCCACCACGGCGATGAGCTTGGTCATCCGCAGGAG
Proteins encoded:
- a CDS encoding glycosyltransferase family 4 protein, translating into MKTPRQLVTISHSYVVTLNRRLANEMARVGAGRWDVKAVAPRSFQGDLSPLKLQREPGEPSQVEAVRALFSRSAHAFLYGPELRSLLTNRVSLVHSWEEPYVLAGAEVALLTPRRVPLVFSTAQNLPKRYPPPFAQLEPWVVSRSAGWVAFGETVKQNLLTRPGYAGRPARAIPMGVDVELFRPDRAMGAAFLRELGWEQEGPPVVGYLGRFVTEKGVELIRDALERLKTPWRALFVGGGPLEGSLRAWGERQGGRVRIVTGVPHARVPQALNAMDVLCAPSQTIPRWKEQFGRMLAEGFACGVPVLGSDSGEIPHTMGDAGRVLPEADGAAWTAALAELLESPEKRRELSARGRERATTRFAWSAVAREHLDFFESVLG
- a CDS encoding glycosyltransferase family 4 protein → MRPYTLIAGDFVATGGMDRANLALASHLARRGHPVRLVAHRVSDELRALPNVRFIPVPKPAGAYLLGEPLLDAAGRLWALRTLAEGGEVVANGGNCTVPAVNWIHYVHGAYAAEATGTPLRQLKARVSQHYYRYTERRAVRRARLVIANSQRTRDDILQATGIPAGRVHVVYLGSDPERFQPASPEARQAARAALGWAGPRRIALFVGALGDRRKGFDSLLAAWERLCAHELWDVDLKVVGEGPQRAHWEREVQARGLGGRIQFLGFRKDVPTLLSAADLLVAPTRYEPYGLGVQEALCAGLAVLVSRRAGVAERYPDALQELLLDDPDDVAELVRRLESWRAREALLAPHVAALSGTLRAWTWERMAVELVDLLERGRAP